In Candidatus Flexicrinis affinis, the following proteins share a genomic window:
- a CDS encoding cation:proton antiporter, producing MTQPFTPPSHHDILLLLVQVGVLLLAARVMGELAQRLGQPTVVGEILAGILIGPSVLSGIFPGVGEWLVPQTETQGYLLEVISLLGAMFMLLITGLETDIGLIRRQARTAIGVSIGGITVSFIGGTALGMIIPDDLLVDPAQRVVFALFVATALAISAIPVVAKVLMDLGVIRRTVGQTIIASGMIDDTVGWILLSVVAGLAAGEAFSPGSLALSVGEVVLFMGVMFTVGQWIARRAISFAQDNLIGRDRVLALMVVLMFAGGAFAQLLNIEAVLGAFVAGILLARIRTIPIEAVHTLEKIALSLFAPIFFAVAGLKVNAIRLLEPDLLVLTVLMIVVAIVGKIIGTYLGARYIGGRDHWTSLSFGAGLSARGAIGIIIATVGLSLDILTQDVFSMIVVMSIATSVVAPVMLRWVLGHLKPTADEEARARQEQLNPNSLLADVRRVLLPVRVREGSSPYSQIEARILEKLNARTKISVTLMTVTKPDGRSAAVSYLDKLALLFESEPVTKKVAVGDNVGGLILDEAQKDYNLMVLGAPEGLRSTEVLFTPIVDFLMRTSPCPTLLVRGSQVPEDWQPSRVLIATNGSTAARRAAEVGFALAAPDGEAVILQVVERTMNDFRFDATGEMLQRQQTNAGRAVDELRELGGLQGVLTSAEVVTSRSPDQAIVDHAKKLGVDLIVLGTSVSVGSERLYLGPRVERILANSPCPVLVVNS from the coding sequence ATGACCCAACCGTTTACCCCCCCGTCCCATCACGACATCCTGCTGCTGCTCGTTCAAGTTGGCGTGCTGCTGCTGGCCGCCCGCGTCATGGGCGAGCTGGCCCAACGACTCGGTCAGCCGACTGTGGTGGGCGAGATTCTCGCCGGCATCCTGATCGGCCCATCCGTCCTCAGCGGCATCTTCCCCGGCGTGGGCGAGTGGCTCGTCCCGCAGACCGAAACACAGGGCTACCTGCTCGAAGTCATAAGCCTGCTCGGCGCCATGTTCATGCTGCTGATCACAGGCCTCGAAACCGATATCGGCCTGATTCGACGACAGGCGCGAACGGCGATCGGCGTGTCGATCGGCGGCATTACCGTGTCGTTCATTGGCGGCACGGCGCTCGGCATGATCATCCCGGACGATCTGCTGGTCGACCCGGCGCAGCGTGTTGTGTTCGCGCTGTTCGTCGCGACCGCGCTGGCGATCTCCGCGATCCCGGTTGTCGCCAAGGTGTTGATGGACCTCGGCGTAATTCGCCGCACCGTCGGCCAGACGATCATCGCGTCCGGCATGATCGACGATACGGTGGGCTGGATCCTGCTATCGGTCGTGGCCGGCCTTGCCGCCGGCGAGGCGTTCAGCCCCGGTTCGCTCGCGCTGTCGGTCGGCGAAGTGGTGCTGTTCATGGGCGTCATGTTCACCGTCGGGCAGTGGATCGCGCGGCGGGCGATCAGCTTCGCGCAGGACAACTTGATCGGGCGCGACCGCGTGTTGGCCCTGATGGTCGTGTTGATGTTCGCCGGCGGCGCGTTTGCGCAGCTTCTCAACATCGAGGCCGTGTTGGGTGCGTTCGTGGCCGGAATCCTGCTGGCGCGCATTCGCACCATCCCGATCGAAGCGGTGCACACGCTGGAAAAGATTGCGCTGAGCCTCTTCGCGCCGATCTTCTTCGCCGTCGCCGGCCTGAAGGTGAACGCAATTCGCCTGCTTGAGCCGGACTTGCTGGTGCTGACCGTGTTGATGATCGTCGTCGCAATCGTCGGCAAGATCATCGGCACGTACCTCGGCGCGCGCTACATCGGCGGGCGCGACCACTGGACGTCGCTCAGCTTTGGCGCCGGTCTCAGCGCGCGCGGGGCGATCGGCATCATCATCGCCACGGTCGGCCTGTCGCTCGACATCCTGACGCAGGACGTGTTCTCGATGATCGTGGTGATGTCGATCGCAACGTCGGTCGTCGCGCCGGTCATGCTGCGTTGGGTGCTCGGCCATCTCAAGCCAACGGCGGACGAAGAGGCACGCGCACGACAGGAGCAGCTCAACCCCAACAGCCTGCTCGCGGACGTGCGGCGCGTACTGCTGCCGGTGCGCGTGCGTGAGGGAAGCAGTCCCTACTCGCAGATCGAGGCGCGCATCCTCGAGAAGCTGAACGCGCGCACGAAGATTTCCGTCACGCTGATGACCGTCACCAAGCCGGACGGGCGCAGCGCCGCCGTGAGTTACCTCGACAAGTTGGCGCTGCTGTTTGAGTCCGAACCTGTGACCAAGAAGGTCGCGGTTGGCGACAACGTCGGCGGGCTGATCTTGGACGAGGCGCAGAAGGATTACAACTTGATGGTGCTCGGCGCGCCGGAGGGGCTGCGCTCGACCGAAGTGCTCTTCACGCCGATTGTCGATTTTCTGATGCGCACGTCGCCCTGCCCGACTCTGCTCGTGCGCGGCAGCCAAGTCCCTGAGGACTGGCAGCCCAGCCGTGTACTGATCGCCACCAACGGGTCGACGGCGGCCCGCCGCGCGGCCGAGGTCGGGTTCGCGTTGGCTGCGCCGGACGGCGAGGCGGTCATCCTGCAAGTCGTCGAGCGGACAATGAACGATTTCCGCTTCGACGCGACCGGCGAAATGCTGCAGCGCCAGCAGACGAACGCGGGGCGCGCGGTGGACGAGCTGCGCGAACTGGGCGGCCTGCAAGGGGTGCTGACCAGTGCCGAAGTCGTGACCTCACGCAGCCCTGACCAAGCCATCGTGGATCACGCTAAGAAGCTCGGCGTCGATCTGATCGTGCTGGGTACCAGCGTCAGCGTCGGGTCGGAACGGCTGTATCTCGGGCCGCGCGTCGAACGTATTCTTGCCAATAGTCCGTGCCCGGTGCTGGTCGTCAATTCGTAG
- the thrC gene encoding threonine synthase — protein sequence MSDSKQITLECSNCGHSEPMRTFGGACAKCGEVIVEARYDLQGLDPAAWMTAVRSRKAQLWRYHEVLPLYDTANIVSLGEGGTPLIKSQALAASLGLKNLYIKDERQGPTGSFKDRQATVAISALKEMGVNELVVASTGNVAIAYAAYCARVGIKLWAFFPALTPTDKMRETAIYGAEVIKTTGTYDQTKQLAAQFATARGIFLDRGIKSVASIEAMKTMAYEIGEQLVRELGGDLPMRAPDWYLQSVSGGMGPIGVGKGFREMKSLGLVDKLPAFGMIQSTGCAPMVEAFERKQRVATPIENPDSVIVTLATGSPGRAYELLYDYVQDNGGHFVSATDEEAFQAIRTLARSDGISVEPAAGVTFAGLFKLVRQGIIKPDDVVVVNCSGHTLPVEKTILGEQWQKQVDLSEARSTPAVPQDDLATVIDIMGGQRVRRVAVIEDNVEAARLMHRILSTRDDTEIRLAHNGEAGLQLIRTWKPDMVITDLMMPDVDGFEVIRQMKADPTLIEVPIVVVTAKELSAHERKELELSTSVLLQKGAFLDDEFVEKVTSWL from the coding sequence ATGTCAGACAGTAAACAGATCACGCTGGAGTGTTCGAACTGCGGCCACTCCGAACCAATGCGCACGTTTGGCGGCGCCTGCGCAAAATGCGGTGAGGTCATCGTCGAGGCCCGCTACGACCTGCAAGGGCTTGACCCCGCGGCGTGGATGACAGCCGTGCGATCGCGCAAGGCGCAGCTGTGGCGCTATCACGAGGTGCTGCCGCTGTACGACACGGCCAACATCGTCAGTTTGGGTGAAGGCGGCACGCCGCTGATCAAGTCGCAGGCGCTGGCGGCGTCGCTCGGCCTCAAGAACCTGTACATCAAGGACGAACGACAGGGGCCGACCGGCAGCTTCAAAGACCGGCAGGCGACCGTCGCGATTTCGGCGCTCAAGGAGATGGGTGTCAACGAGCTGGTCGTCGCCAGCACCGGCAACGTCGCGATCGCCTATGCGGCCTACTGCGCGCGGGTCGGAATCAAGCTGTGGGCGTTCTTCCCCGCGCTCACGCCGACGGACAAGATGCGCGAAACGGCCATCTACGGCGCCGAGGTCATCAAGACGACCGGCACCTACGACCAGACCAAACAGCTTGCGGCGCAGTTTGCCACCGCGCGCGGCATCTTCCTCGACCGCGGCATCAAGTCGGTCGCGTCGATCGAAGCGATGAAGACGATGGCCTACGAGATCGGCGAGCAGCTTGTCCGCGAGCTGGGCGGCGACCTGCCGATGCGCGCCCCGGACTGGTACCTGCAAAGCGTCAGCGGCGGCATGGGCCCGATCGGCGTGGGCAAGGGCTTCCGCGAGATGAAATCGCTCGGGCTGGTCGATAAACTGCCCGCGTTCGGCATGATCCAGTCGACCGGATGCGCGCCGATGGTCGAGGCGTTCGAGCGCAAACAGCGCGTGGCGACGCCGATCGAGAATCCGGATTCGGTCATCGTCACGCTGGCAACAGGGTCGCCCGGGCGCGCCTACGAGCTTCTGTACGACTACGTACAGGACAACGGCGGTCACTTTGTCAGCGCAACCGACGAAGAGGCGTTTCAGGCCATTCGCACGCTGGCCCGCAGCGACGGAATCAGCGTCGAACCGGCGGCAGGCGTGACGTTCGCCGGCCTGTTCAAGCTAGTGCGGCAGGGGATCATCAAGCCCGACGACGTGGTGGTCGTCAACTGCTCCGGCCACACGCTGCCGGTCGAAAAGACTATTCTCGGCGAGCAGTGGCAGAAGCAGGTCGATCTGAGCGAAGCTCGCTCGACGCCGGCCGTCCCGCAGGACGACCTCGCCACCGTAATCGACATCATGGGCGGGCAGCGCGTCCGCCGCGTGGCCGTGATCGAGGACAACGTCGAGGCCGCCCGCTTGATGCACCGCATCCTCTCGACCCGCGACGATACCGAGATTCGGCTTGCGCATAACGGCGAGGCCGGCTTGCAGCTCATTCGTACGTGGAAGCCCGATATGGTGATCACCGACCTGATGATGCCGGATGTTGACGGGTTCGAGGTCATTCGCCAGATGAAAGCCGATCCGACGCTGATCGAAGTGCCGATCGTGGTCGTGACGGCCAAGGAGCTGTCCGCGCACGAGCGCAAGGAACTAGAGCTGTCGACATCGGTGCTGCTGCAGAAGGGCGCGTTCCTCGACGACGAATTTGTCGAGAAGGTCACGAGCTGGCTGTAG
- a CDS encoding Glu/Leu/Phe/Val dehydrogenase, with product MTLTHELHTNAYQTALSQFNRATPHLRDIDDNIIEFMRYPRREFTVNFPVRRDDGRVEMFTGYRVHHSTVLGPSKGGIRYDKMVTMDEVRALAMWMTWKCSLVGLPYGGAKGGVIVDPRALSLAEHERLTRRFASELIPLISPHSDIPAPDMGTTPQHMAWIMDTYSMTMGYSVPAIVTGKPLVIGGSQGRTVSTGRGAVTIMMEALRRRGVMDASNTRVAIQGFGNVGSNAAAYAYENGFKIVAVSDIKGGIYNPNGLDIPSVMEHVTITGSVVDFPGSENVSNSELLELPCDVLLPCALEGQITQHNADRVQASMVVEGANGPTTPEGDDIMNERGIMVVPDILANSGGVIVSYFEWVQDLQSFSWDETEIFRQLERIMIRAYDLTVRTSEEHAIDLRTAAQVAAIKRVADAMKTRGFYP from the coding sequence ATGACCCTCACGCACGAACTCCACACCAACGCTTATCAGACGGCCTTATCCCAGTTCAACAGAGCCACCCCCCACCTCCGCGACATTGACGACAACATCATCGAATTCATGCGCTACCCGCGTCGCGAATTCACGGTCAACTTTCCCGTGCGCCGCGACGACGGCCGGGTCGAAATGTTTACCGGCTACCGCGTCCATCACAGCACCGTCCTCGGCCCGTCCAAGGGCGGTATTCGTTACGACAAGATGGTGACGATGGACGAGGTCCGTGCGCTGGCCATGTGGATGACGTGGAAGTGCTCGCTGGTCGGGCTGCCGTACGGCGGCGCGAAGGGCGGTGTGATCGTCGATCCGCGCGCGCTGTCTTTGGCCGAGCATGAACGCCTAACCCGGCGCTTCGCGAGCGAGCTAATCCCCTTGATCAGCCCGCACAGCGATATCCCCGCGCCGGACATGGGCACGACGCCGCAGCACATGGCGTGGATCATGGACACGTACAGCATGACGATGGGCTACTCCGTGCCCGCCATCGTCACCGGCAAGCCGCTGGTGATCGGCGGGTCGCAGGGGCGCACCGTCAGCACCGGCCGCGGCGCCGTCACGATCATGATGGAAGCTTTGCGCCGCCGCGGTGTCATGGACGCCTCGAACACGCGCGTCGCCATCCAAGGCTTCGGCAACGTCGGCAGCAATGCCGCCGCCTACGCCTATGAGAACGGGTTCAAGATCGTCGCCGTCAGCGACATCAAGGGCGGCATCTACAATCCGAACGGCCTCGATATCCCGTCGGTCATGGAACACGTGACCATCACCGGCAGCGTGGTGGACTTCCCCGGCTCCGAGAACGTCAGTAACAGTGAACTGCTCGAGCTGCCGTGCGATGTGCTTCTGCCGTGCGCGCTCGAAGGTCAGATCACCCAGCACAACGCCGATCGGGTGCAGGCCAGCATGGTCGTGGAAGGCGCCAACGGCCCGACCACGCCCGAGGGCGACGACATCATGAACGAGCGCGGCATCATGGTCGTGCCCGATATCCTCGCCAACAGCGGCGGCGTGATCGTCAGCTACTTCGAGTGGGTGCAGGATCTACAGTCGTTTAGCTGGGACGAGACCGAGATCTTCCGCCAGCTCGAACGCATCATGATCCGGGCCTACGATCTGACCGTGCGCACGTCGGAAGAGCACGCCATCGACCTGCGCACAGCGGCGCAGGTGGCGGCTATCAAGCGCGTCGCCGATGCGATGAAGACCCGCGGCTTCTACCCGTAA
- a CDS encoding chloride channel protein has protein sequence MTSPPLSAALLTRRVSAALRWLFLAGLVGVLAGTASAVFLILLTNATGTFASQPALIVLLPFAGLLIGWVYWRFGGAAARGNNLVIEEIHVSVQRVPFRMAPLVLIGTVATHLFGGSAGREGTAIQMSASMADTLRRLLRLEASERRLLLMAAISGGFGSVFGTPAAGFVFGMEVQAAGRMRYEGALPCLIASVVGDLVTRAWGVGHAHYPQLAQVEIDPMLLMRVVLASVIFGLASVAFIELTHLVKHTFQHRIAWAPLRPFIGGIAVIGLTLIVGTNDYNGLSLPLIQRSLNGEEVLLTVFLLKIVFTAVTLGSGFLGGEVTPLFVIGATCGAALAPILGIDAGLLGSIGFVAVFAGATNTPIACTMMAVELFGGGGAIYVLVGCVVAYQISGQRSIYTTQRVATPKWGDER, from the coding sequence ATGACGTCTCCGCCGCTGTCTGCTGCCCTGTTAACGCGACGCGTGTCTGCCGCGCTGCGCTGGTTGTTCCTCGCCGGGCTGGTCGGGGTACTTGCCGGTACCGCATCGGCGGTGTTTCTGATTCTGCTGACGAATGCGACCGGCACGTTCGCAAGCCAGCCTGCACTGATCGTGCTGCTGCCGTTCGCCGGGCTATTGATCGGGTGGGTGTACTGGCGCTTCGGCGGCGCAGCGGCGCGCGGTAACAATCTTGTTATCGAGGAGATTCACGTCTCGGTTCAGCGGGTGCCGTTTCGCATGGCTCCGCTGGTGCTGATCGGTACGGTAGCGACGCACCTGTTTGGCGGGTCGGCCGGGCGCGAAGGCACGGCCATCCAGATGTCCGCCAGCATGGCCGATACACTTCGCCGCCTGCTCCGGCTTGAGGCAAGTGAGCGCCGTCTTTTGCTCATGGCCGCTATCAGCGGCGGCTTCGGTTCGGTGTTCGGGACGCCGGCGGCAGGCTTCGTGTTCGGCATGGAGGTACAGGCCGCGGGCCGCATGCGCTACGAAGGCGCGCTGCCCTGCCTGATCGCATCGGTCGTCGGCGATTTGGTGACGCGTGCATGGGGCGTCGGCCATGCCCACTACCCGCAGCTCGCGCAGGTCGAAATCGACCCGATGCTGCTGATGCGCGTGGTGTTGGCATCGGTCATCTTCGGGTTGGCATCGGTCGCCTTTATCGAACTGACGCACCTCGTCAAGCACACGTTCCAGCACCGCATTGCGTGGGCGCCGCTGCGGCCGTTCATCGGCGGGATTGCTGTCATCGGGCTTACGCTCATCGTCGGAACGAACGACTACAACGGTCTCAGCCTGCCGTTGATTCAACGCAGTCTGAACGGCGAGGAGGTCCTGCTAACCGTTTTTCTGCTCAAGATCGTCTTTACGGCCGTGACGCTCGGCAGCGGGTTTCTGGGCGGAGAGGTCACGCCGCTGTTCGTGATCGGCGCGACATGCGGGGCGGCGCTTGCACCGATCCTCGGGATCGATGCGGGGCTGCTCGGCTCGATCGGGTTTGTCGCCGTATTCGCTGGCGCGACCAACACGCCGATCGCCTGCACGATGATGGCCGTCGAGCTGTTCGGCGGGGGCGGCGCAATCTATGTCCTGGTCGGCTGTGTCGTCGCCTATCAGATCAGCGGACAGCGCAGCATTTACACGACGCAGCGCGTGGCCACGCCGAAGTGGGGCGACGAACGGTAA
- a CDS encoding DUF4287 domain-containing protein, with the protein MDDVKNTSGYERDFIANAKAQTGRTIEEWMAVIKESGRGKHAEIRDWLKGDHGLDHMRATMLAFMHANDGKPAFDEGELVENLFAGKDQARACYDALKLELADAHPNIRFVPKKTYVSLDGEKVLGCATPTKTGLKVGLDLGDMPFEGRVEKGKGLGAMPNVTHMVVVEDAAQIDAPLMDLFGVAFERTRKKKK; encoded by the coding sequence ATGGACGACGTCAAGAATACCTCAGGTTACGAGCGCGACTTTATCGCCAACGCCAAGGCCCAAACCGGACGTACCATCGAAGAATGGATGGCCGTGATCAAGGAGTCCGGGCGCGGCAAGCACGCCGAAATCCGCGACTGGCTCAAGGGCGACCACGGCCTCGATCACATGCGGGCGACGATGTTGGCCTTTATGCACGCAAATGACGGCAAGCCGGCCTTCGACGAAGGCGAGCTGGTCGAGAATCTGTTCGCCGGAAAGGATCAGGCGCGGGCGTGCTACGACGCACTCAAGCTGGAGCTTGCCGACGCTCATCCGAACATCCGCTTCGTGCCGAAAAAGACGTACGTGTCGCTGGACGGTGAGAAGGTGCTCGGATGTGCCACACCGACCAAGACTGGGCTTAAAGTCGGCCTCGACCTCGGCGACATGCCGTTTGAGGGGCGCGTCGAGAAGGGCAAGGGCTTGGGCGCGATGCCCAATGTCACGCATATGGTCGTGGTCGAAGACGCCGCGCAGATCGACGCCCCGCTGATGGATCTGTTCGGCGTGGCGTTCGAGCGCACCCGGAAAAAGAAGAAGTAG
- the tadA gene encoding tRNA adenosine(34) deaminase TadA has protein sequence MTAHEQWFFDDVTYMRIAIDEARAALTTGDVPVGAVAVRNGEVIGRGHNRREADGDPTAHAEILALQQAARAVGEWRLEDVTLYCTLEPCCMCAGAMVQARLWRLVYGALDPKAGCAGSVMDVLRQPKFNHRVDVYAGVLADECAALLDDFFKSLR, from the coding sequence ATGACGGCGCACGAACAGTGGTTCTTTGACGACGTAACTTACATGCGCATCGCGATCGACGAGGCGCGCGCCGCGCTGACAACCGGCGATGTGCCTGTCGGGGCGGTGGCGGTGCGAAATGGCGAGGTGATCGGACGCGGGCACAACCGTCGCGAGGCCGACGGCGATCCGACCGCACACGCCGAAATCCTCGCGCTGCAGCAAGCGGCGCGCGCGGTGGGCGAGTGGCGCCTCGAAGACGTCACGCTGTACTGCACGCTCGAACCGTGCTGCATGTGTGCCGGCGCGATGGTGCAGGCCCGACTGTGGCGGCTCGTTTACGGCGCGCTCGACCCGAAGGCCGGCTGCGCCGGGAGCGTGATGGACGTCCTGCGTCAGCCGAAGTTCAACCACCGTGTCGATGTCTACGCTGGCGTGCTGGCCGACGAATGCGCCGCTCTGCTCGACGACTTCTTCAAGTCCCTGCGATGA